In a genomic window of Gossypium arboreum isolate Shixiya-1 chromosome 7, ASM2569848v2, whole genome shotgun sequence:
- the LOC108457880 gene encoding pentatricopeptide repeat-containing protein At2g03380, mitochondrial-like yields the protein MRRPLEIGKKMLPVIAKESTRVHKLALHLPTGPSSPFIARLLSTLSSNPNPSKNPPRTSTAEANKTFLPTDVPSLPQSFAHQTLLHSSLSSQLKSPPNLSEAKRLHAILIVNGFLNSVYADKFLGSQLVNVYATFGFLQDALVVFDKLPQRTNLAWNAILRGFLGVGCFSIAIEFFHLMVSQGLIPDNFTYPLVFKACTELNDLEEGMKLRDFILWNESQYDMKHNVYVECAMIDMFAKCGSLSEARKIFEGIREKDLACWSALICGNVQSGEWLEALSLFKRMVLEGLRPDSVIMAAILPACGRLEDMEMGLTLHGCAIRCGFNSDLYVSNALMDMYCKCSATHFAYSLFSNMDNKDAVSWSTLIAGYSQNCQYHESLQLYLMMNDAEIRTNAVIAATVLPVLSKLKLLKHGKEMHGYILKQGFESDDVVGAALVEFYANCKLMIKAEHVFRVMSDRDITLWNSIVVGYSLNGEIDIAFQIFQKIWDFNLKPNSITLVSILPICTKIGALRYGKEIHAFATRSGLGTAVSVGNALIDMYCKCGSLELAVRVFNQVKERNIVTYNTIISAHGIYGLGEHVFQFFEEMKEARIKPNKVTFIALLTACSHCGLLDRGWSMYHAMMYDYNIPLGMEHYSCIVDLLGRAGHLDDAYDLIKKMPVEPDMNILGSLLGACRVHNRVDLAECLEKHILEKNQKDSGHYALLSNIYSSTGRWKDALMVRTMIKEKRLPKRPGSSWIEVDSRMYMFHATQSELGKIQDILEKLLLGMRNEGYMPDPSFSSDDLQYDVNDLTNFDAS from the coding sequence ATGCGTCGCCCCCTCGAAATTGGAAAGAAGATGTTGCCGGTAATAGCCAAAGAATCAACCAGGGTTCACAAACTAGCACTTCATTTACCTACAGGACCATCATCCCCTTTTATTGCCAGACTATTGTCAACCCTCTCCTCTAACCCAAATCCAAGTAAAAACCCACCTCGTACTTCCACTGCTGAAGCTAACAAAACCTTTCTTCCCACAGATGTTCCATCTTTGCCACAGTCATTCGCTCATCAAACTCTTTTGCATAGCTCCCTATCCTCTCAACTTAAGTCACCGCCGAATCTTTCTGAAGCCAAAAGGTTACATGCTATTTTGATTGTCAATGGATTCTTAAACTCCGTCTATGCTGATAAGTTCCTTGGTTCACAGCTTGTTAATGTTTATGCTACCTTTGGCTTCTTACAAGATGCACTGGTTGTGTTTGATAAGTTGCCTCAAAGGACTAATCTTGCATGGAATGCAATCCTGAGAGGCTTTCTTGGCGTGGGATGCTTTTCCATAGCAATTGAGTTCTTTCACTTGATGGTTAGTCAAGGATTGATTCCTGATAATTTCACTTACCCACTTGTTTTCAAGGCTTGTACTGAGTTGAATGATCTTGAAGAAGGTATGAAGCTTCGAGATTTTATTCTGTGGAATGAGAGTCAATATGACATGAAACACAATGTTTATGTTGAATGTGCCATGATAGATATGTTTGCCAAGTGTGGCAGTCTAAGTGAAGCCCGAAAGATTTTTGAAGGAATAAGAGAGAAAGATTTAGCATGCTGGAGTGCACTGATCTGTGGGAATGTGCAGAGTGGAGAGTGGCTCGAGGCGTTGTCTCTATTTAAAAGGATGGTATTAGAAGGCCTAAGACCTGATTCAGTAATTATGGCTGCCATTCTTCCAGCTTGCGGCCGACTGGAAGATATGGAAATGGGACTGACCCTTCACGGATGTGCTATAAGGTGTGGTTTTAACAGTGATTTGTATGTCTCTAATGCTCTGATGGATATGTATTGCAAATGCAGTGCCACTCATTTTGCCTACTCTTTATTTTCTAACATGGACAATAAGGATGCAGTCTCTTGGAGTACCTTGATTGCTGGTTACTCACAGAATTGCCAGTACCATGAGAGTTTGCAGCTGTATCTCATGATGAATGATGCAGAAATAAGAACGAATGCAGTTATTGCTGCAACTGTTCTTCCCGTATTGTCCAAGCTCAAACTGTTGAAGCACGGAAAGGAGATGCATGGTTACATCCTAAAACAAGGGTTTGAATCTGATGATGTTGTTGGAGCTGCACTGGTTGAATTTTACGCCAATTGTAAGTTAATGATTAAAGCAGAGCATGTTTTTAGAGTAATGTCAGATAGGGACATTACATTATGGAATTCAATAGTCGTTGGATATTCTTTAAATGGTGAGATTGATATAGCATTTCAGATTTTTCAGAAAATATGGGATTTCAATCTCAAACCAAATTCGATAACCCTGGTCAGCATTCTTCCAATTTGCACAAAGATTGGAGCTTTGAGATATGGGAAAGAAATTCATGCCTTTGCAACCAGAAGTGGTCTAGGAACAGCAGTTTCTGTTGGAAATGCTCTAATAGATATGTACTGCAAATGTGGGAGTCTTGAACTTGCAGTGAGAGTTTTCAATCAGGTGAAGGAAAGGAATATAGTGACATACAACACAATAATCTCTGCTCATGGGATTTATGGACTTGGAGAACATGTTTTTCAGTTCTTTGAGGAAATGAAGGAGGCAAGAATTAAACCCAATAAAGTCACATTTATCGCGCTCTTGACAGCTTGCAGTCATTGTGGTCTTCTTGATAGAGGCTGGTCAATGTATCATGCTATGATGTATGATTACAATATTCCACTAGGCATGGAACATTACTCGTGCATTGTGGACCTTCTTGGTAGAGCAGGGCACCTTGATGATGCATATGATCTCATAAAAAAAATGCCAGTGGAACCTGACATGAACATTTTGGGAAGTTTGCTTGGTGCCTGCAGAGTTCATAATAGGGTTGACCTGGCTGAGTGTTTAGAGAAGCATATTCTAGAGAAAAATCAGaaagattcaggccattatgctCTGTTATCCAATATATATTCTTCCACAGGAAGATGGAAAGATGCCCTGATGGTCAGAACAATGATAAAAGAGAAGCGTCTGCCAAAGAGACCTGGAAGTAGCTGGATTGAGGTAGATTCTAGAATGTATATGTTCCATGCTACGCAGTCCGAATTAGGTAAGATTCAAGACATTTTGGAAAAGCTATTGTTGGGGATGAGGAATGAAGGATATATGCCTGATCCAAGTTTCTCATCTGATGATCTTCAGTATGATGTTAATGATTTGACAAATTTTGATGCTAGCTGA
- the LOC108457881 gene encoding transcription factor PHYTOCHROME INTERACTING FACTOR-LIKE 15-like, which translates to MTSDLPNGPFMRDPDFMELVWENGQVLIRGLSSKVTQKSFPFSSRSTANGSKDGGVADSTFAHPISGLSSLSKLDRHGVDANIVPVNNSNRLKPSYVPNQLVEDEVPCSSLQQFKGSKEEKDGVNFSILRSNHASSGAMRTPGLAAGAEDLQGNNVRSAPPRSSNIPFGNEGDFMAKRMRPTLPDSEPLKESFPDEQSEAVPNARLAPDDTAFKGNPDQMVASSSLCSRGASNCPTYTLKRRYEDTDLSKNTTMEEAEGTTKAAPVPRGSKGAKRKRKTEVHNLSERRRRDKINKKMRALKELIPNCNKVDKASMLDEAIEYLKTLQLQVQMMSIGNGVYMPPMMVPLPSAMQHINAQHLGGYSPMALGMGMRTQMGLGCGAPPQFPTSLMTGAPAVPGNPEARLIMLGFPDQMLLRSMSHSPFLSSAASFTPQSFQPPAAVVSQSAAPPAAQVDLLGGANPLSTSKDSYPTH; encoded by the exons ATGACATCCGACTTGCCTAATGGACCTTTCAT GCGCGATCCTGATTTCATGGAGCTGGTATGGGAAAATGGTCAAGTTCTCATTCGAGGTTTATCGTCCAAGGTAACTCAAAAGAGTTTCCCGTTCTCATCGCGTTCTACTGCGAATGGATCAAAGGATGGGGGGGTTGCAGATTCCACCTTCGCCCATCCCATATCAGGTCTCTCCAGTCTCTCAAAACTGGATCGTCATGGCGTGGATGCTAATATTGTTCCAGTAAACAACTCCAATCGTTTAAAACCAAGCTACGTGCCCAATCAACTTGTAGAAGACGAGGTACCTTGCTCTTCCTTGCAGCAGTTTAAGGGATCAAAGGAGGAAAAAGATGGGGTGAACTTTTCCATCTTAAGATCAAACCATGCAAGCTCTGGTGCAATGCGCACTCCAGGATTAGCTGCAGGTGCTGAGGATTTACAAGGCAATAATGTCAGATCTGCGCCTCCAAGGAGTAGCAATATTCCCTTCGGAAATGAAGGTGATTTCATGGCGAAGCGAATGAGGCCAACGTTACCAGATTCTGAGCCTCTAAAAGAATCATTCCCTGACGAGCAATCCGAAGCTGTTCCAAATGCGAGATTAGCGCCGGATGATACAGCTTTTAAGGGAAATCCAGACCAAATGGTGGCATCGTCTTCATTATGTTCCCGTGGGGCTTCAAATTGTCCCACGTACACTTTGAAAAGGAGATATGAAGACACTGATCTCAGTAAA AATACAACAATGGAAGAAGCCGAAGGAACAACAAAAGCAGCGCCAGTTCCACGGGGAAGCAAAGGTGCTAAGAGAAAGAGAAAAACAGAAGTTCACAACCTATCTGAACGG AGGCGAAGAGATAAAATCAACAAGAAGATGCGTGCATTGAAAGAGCTTATACCCAACTGTAATAAG GTGGATAAAGCTTCGATGCTTGATGAAGCAATCGAGTATTTAAAGACCCTTCAGCTTCAAGTTCAG ATGATGTCAATAGGAAATGGAGTATATATGCCACCGATGATGGTCCCTTTGCCTTCGGCAATGCAACATATAAACGCACAGCATTTGGGTGGGTATTCTCCCATGGCACTTGGGATGGGTATGAGAACGCAAATGGGTCTTGGGTGCGGCGCCCCACCACAGTTCCCAACTTCACTAATGACAGGAGCCCCAGCTGTGCCTGGGAATCCGGAAGCTAGACTGATCATGCTTGGGTTCCCTGATCAGATGTTACTAAGGTCCATGTCACATTCACCTTTTTTATCTTCGGCTGCTAGTTTCACCCCACAGTCGTTCCAGCCACCTGCGGCTGTGGTTTCGCAATCTGCTGCTCCTCCTGCGGCGCAAGTGGATCTTCTAGGTGGTGCTAATCCACTTTCGACATCTAAGGATTCATATCCAACACATTAA
- the LOC108458465 gene encoding meiosis-specific protein ASY3-like, with amino-acid sequence MSDYRSLGSNFHSSSQSRKISIGVILDSLVERKLGDIKEDECKQSNTERIKPDNGIYAEGKNKGEAATTPKRKQTEHAEQVKSPWITPRKSLAARTASSNLGQKKHKKAKDVSVTYSVQFFSNKTFNAQNARSKQNSFDSFIDDLTYKRKERNDGNSQKVEFNLADAGKVPESDKLVLESKANKTQNKPTETLKMKLQELLGNVSSPESQLSRSQDQEADANNLTPQISVDHMGHTVVKPRQSSDTIETDSENPDQIIKRPVTNSLTRKRAPAKVQTNKTKVGLSSKQKHRERFVSFREGRSTKLDGAVNTASKLSRKKKIQKKSSKIDSRKICFAEEGNVDEIKQTSYRSETPVPAGKTSVLGNKMENSLSFFSEKRRENFERVQENHFFSSPVTNKNQPANFENPTSPEKGDKQEDFGNISLWNVVNTQDNFPSPTFGFRTPILNTSPSPTPKTMEREQVVCSPVPSERGFITGNIRSFRNFQVSRPVCNKSTAQAHSPVSLTIFQDSDMGIEHVKRYAHSKPSSEERLSESFEDFSPTIKRYNCHTENPISLDTGVFEKPNFNRCPIKRISECTPTTASQKGARIGESVRFHEPLEQDQEDELTRAVTLFASALETFKRKMDSTTSKKSSEILVSISEEINSLLLNAQSEIEYDVGKLTSLNKTKKKRLETRLQEQQEQLKLILQNFKEDIHQLLLDCNSILEGMEAHQIELKGIMKKQKVSHQKLLMDVKAAAEIQLNNAERRITSVHESAREKMLQLKHVIAECLTDSKY; translated from the exons ATGAGTGACTATCGAAGTCTTGGCAGCAATTTTCATTCATCCAGCCAATCTAGGAAGATTTCTATCGGAGTTATCTTAGACTCCTTAGTTGAGAGAAAACTTGGAGACATCAAAGAAGATGAGTGCAAACAGTCAAACACAGAAAGAATTAAACCTGACAATGGAATTTATGCTGAGGGTAAAAACAAAGGGGAAGCTGCCACAACCCCTAAGAGGAAGcaaactgaacatgccgagcaggTTAAATCTCCATGGATTACTCCTAGAAAATCTCTTGCTGCAAGGACCGCCTCTTCCAACCTTGGACAGAAGAAACACAAAAAAGCGAAGGATGTGTCAGTTACATATTCGGTTCAATTTTTTTCTAACAAAACCTTCAATGCACAGAATGCCAGAAGCAAGCAGAATAGTTTTGATAGCTTCATCGATGACCTCACCtacaaaaggaaagaaaggaatgATGGCAACTCACAGAAGGTGGAGTTCAATTTAGCAGATGCAGGGAAAGTTCCTGAGTCAGATAAACTGGTGTTAGAGAGCAAAGCAAATAAAACACAAAACAAACCAACAGAAACTTTGAAAATGAAGCTGCAAGAATTATTGGGAAATGTTTCTTCACCAGAAAGTCAGCTATCTCGTTCACAAGATCAGGAGGCAGATGCCAATAATTTAACACCACAAATAAGTGTTGATCATATGGGACACACAGTTGTAAAGCCCAGACAAAGTTCAGATACCATAGAAACTGATTCAGAGAATCCTGATCAGATTATTAAGAGGCCAGTAACCAATTCTTTGACCCGAAAGCGAGCTCCAGCCAAAGTGCAAACAAACAAGACTAAAGTTGGTTTATCCTCCAAGCAGAAACATCGAGAAAGATTCGTCTCTTTTCGAGAAGGAAGATCTACAAAGCTAGATGGTGCTGTCAATACTGCCTCAAAATTGTCCAGGAAAAAGAAAATTCAGAAGAAAAGTTCAAAAATTGATTCACGTAAGATCTGTTTTGCTGAAGAAGGTAATGTAGATGAGATTAAGCAAACAAGTTATAGGAGCGAAACTCCAGTGCCAGCGGGGAAAACTTCTGTACTTGGTAATAAGATGGAAAACTCCCTTAGCTTCTTTAGCGAGAAAAGGAGAGAAAACTTTGAAAGGGTGCAAGAAAACCACTTTTTTAGCTCTCCGGTGACCAACAAGAACCAACCAGCTAATTTTGAAAATCCAACATCACCAGAAAAAGGGGATAAACAAGAAGATTTTGGTAATATATCTTTGTGGAATGTTGTAAACACCCAGGACAATTTTCCAAGTCCAACTTTTGGATTCAGAACACCTATTTTAAACACTTCTCCAAGCCCAACACCAAAAACTATGGAGAGAGAGCAAGTTGTATGCAGTCCTGTACCATCAGAGAGAGGATTTATCACAGGAAATATCCGCAGCTTCAGGAATTTCCAAGTTTCAAGGCCTGTTTGTAATAAATCAACTGCACAAGCTCACTCACCAGTATCCTTAACTATTTTTCAGGATTCTGATATGGGAATTGAACATGTTAAAAGATATGCGCATTCCAAACCATCATCCGAAGAGAGGCTGTCAGAGAGCTTTGAAGATTTTTCGCCCACTATTAAAAGATACAATT GTCATACAGAAAATCCGATCTCACTAGACACTGGTGTTTTTGAGAAACCAAATTTCAATCGTTGTCCAATCAAAAGGATTAGTGAATGCACTCCCACCACTGCCTCTCAAAAAG GGGCAAGGATTGGAGAAAGTGTTCGGTTCCATGAACCCTTAGAACAGGACCAAGAGGATGAATTGACAAG GGCTGTTACACTGTTTGCTTCAGCTTTAGAAACCTTTAAAAGGAAAATGGATTCAACTACTAGCAAGAAGTCCTCCGAGATTTTGGTGTCCATTTCTGAGGAGATTAATTCACTGTTGCTGAATGCTCAGTCTGAGATTGAATATGATGT GGGGAAGCTAACTAGTCtcaataaaacaaaaaagaaacgCCTGGAAACAAGATTGCAAG AGCAACAAGAACAATTAAAGCTGATACTTCAAAACTTCAAGGAGGATATCCATCAGCTTCTCTTGGACTGCAATAGTATTCTTGAAGGGATGGAAGCTCACCAAATTGAGTTAAAGGGAATCATGAAAAAACAAA AAGTATCACACCAGAAGCTTCTCATGGACGTTAAAGCAGCAGCTGAAATCCAACTTAATAATGCTGAAAGAAGAATCACTTCTGTACATGAG TCAGCAAGGGAAAAGATGCTCCAGCTGAAACATGTAATAGCCGAGTGCTTGACAGACAGTAAATACTGA